The stretch of DNA TTTAAGGCGGAGGATTGATCCGCCTTCCACCTGGGCTAAGACCGTAGCTCGCCTAGAACCAAGGGTTGCACCATTCCGGTAACGTAACGACGGTTAGCGACATCAATGAACTTCGTCACAGCTGGCGTCAAACCGTTGACTTTACCGGGGCAGGACGTCGCTCGAATGTGAGAGGCGAGTACGTACGCTCAATATCAATGACTGAGGACGAATGGCCGTTTATAGGCAAGCTCTAGGTAGTGCCGTGCGATCAACTCGTCAGGAATATCCTTAGAGCTGCCCCTCCCGTCGTCATATATATGCGACCAAGGCGTATCTGATTCGTGCGTAATACGGGACAGCGCAAACGCATGCATGTCACCGTATGTCGAGACGACGGACTTCAAAACGGAACGGTGAGCATCATCCAGCGCCGCCGCATAAGGCAATCCGAAATTGCTCGTTGCCATTGCGGTGATTGGACGAGAGCCGAAACTACGAAATTCCCGGTAAACCGAAGGAAAGACGGGTCCGTGCTGCCACGCTTCTGGCGACTCGTTGACCAGCGGGCGATGCAGCAGCCCTAGCGACCACCCGTGAGAGATATACACGAGCTTGAGTAGCTGCATGATTGTCAGCTGCTTACCTTGGGCGTGAGCTTCGACCAGAATGCTGTTGGCGATCGCTAGAGGCGGGTAGGCCATCGCCAAAGTGCCTTCCTTTCGGGCTACGCAGGTAAAATAGCGGCACGCATCGCCGCATCGAGAGATAGCTCATTTCGCCCTGAAGTGCCTAGATGTCAACAGTGGGGCTTGACATACGCGTATAACGAGGACGGCACGGAAAAGTTTCTAGCGCTTTCCTGCAATGGCAATGCTCGAAAGTTTGAAAACGCTAGATAGTAGACTTTACGTGATTCAAACCAGAGATGTAGGGTCCGCACGCTTGTTCAACGCACGTAGAAGCATCGGATGAATCGCGAAAGTTGTATCATCATTCAACGCGCCATAATCTAAGAGTGGCTCATTCCGAAAACTCCACTCATACAAGCCGCCCTTGCGAAATCGGACTCCTATTGCTCCAATTATATAAAGTATTTCTAAAAATGTCTTTCTCAAGTTATTATAATGCCCACCGCGAGTGATGAGATCGCACTCGCTTACAAATCGCCCGTGAGCGGCTATAATATCACCAGCCATTAGGTTAATGCACAAGCTCTCTAATACACGTTCCGAGACGTCTTTCGCAGAGAACCTAACATCTAAATCTCGCAACACATTGAGTGGTTGCTCTAAATCGCCATACGCTTCACGCCACTCGTCAGCTATCGATCTTAATCTCTTTCTAGAATAGCTTGCTTCTGCGTTACGCACAGTTTTCTGGTAATTACCCACCCCCCTTGCGGACGAGCGCGATCGCTGATTCAAAGGGTGTATGGGTCGTCCGGATCTTGAGCGCCTGAGCCGCGAAGAACTGATCGAGCTGGTGCTGCGCCTGCAGCGCCCGGCCAAGACGTCGCAGACCTCGTCGAAGCCGCCCTCGACCGACCGCAAGGAGCGGCGCGAGTCCTCGCGGCCGGGCGGGGCAAAGCCGGGCCACGAGGGACATAGCCGGATACGAGGCGACGCATTCGA from Sphingomonas sp. HMP9 encodes:
- a CDS encoding Panacea domain-containing protein, yielding MAYPPLAIANSILVEAHAQGKQLTIMQLLKLVYISHGWSLGLLHRPLVNESPEAWQHGPVFPSVYREFRSFGSRPITAMATSNFGLPYAAALDDAHRSVLKSVVSTYGDMHAFALSRITHESDTPWSHIYDDGRGSSKDIPDELIARHYLELAYKRPFVLSH